In the Lepus europaeus isolate LE1 chromosome 18, mLepTim1.pri, whole genome shotgun sequence genome, one interval contains:
- the DHRS11 gene encoding dehydrogenase/reductase SDR family member 11 yields MARAGMERWRDRLALVTGASVGIGAAVARALVQQGLKVVGCARTVGNIEELAAECKSAGYPGTLVPFRCDLSSEEDILSMFSAIRSQHGGVDICINNAGFARPDTLLAGSTSGWKDMFNVNVLALSICTREAYQSMKERGVDDGHIININSMSGHRVVPQSTGHFYSATKYAVTALTEGLRQELREAQTHIRATCISPGLVETQFAFRLYDKDPEKAAATYEQIKCLKAEDVAEAVVYVLSTPPHVQIGDIQMRPTEQMT; encoded by the exons ATGGCCAGGGCCGGCATGGAGAGGTGGCGTGACCGGCTGGCACTGGTGACCGGAGCCTCGGTGGGCATCGGCGCGGCAGTGGCCCGGGCCCTGGTCCAACAGGGCTTGAAGGTGGTGGGTTGTGCCCGCACCGTGGGCAACATCGAG GAGCTGGCCGCTGAATGCAAAAGCGCAGGCTACCCCGGGACGCTGGTCCCCTTCCGATGTGACCTGTCCAGTGAGGAGGACATCCTGTCCATGTTCTCGGCGATCCGCTCTCAGCACGGCGGGGTGGACATCTGTATCAACAACGCCGGCTTTGCCCGGCCGGACACGCTGCTGGCCGGCAGCACCAGTGGCTGGAAGGACATGTTCAAT GTCAATGTGCTGGCCCTCAGCATCTGCACCCGGGAAGCCTACCAGTCCATGAAGGAGCGCGGCGTGGACGACGGCCACATCATTAACATCAACAG CATGTCCGGCCACCGAGTGGTACCCCAGTCCACGGGGCACTTCTATAGTGCCACCAAGTATGCCGTCACTGCGCTGACAGAGGGACTGAGGCAAGAGCTGCGGGAGGCCCAGACCCACATCCGCGCCACG TGTATCTCTCCAGGCTTGGTGGAGACACAGTTCGCTTTCAGACTCTACGACAAGgaccctgagaaagcagccgCCACGTATGAGCAAATCAAG TGTCTCAAAGCTGAAGATGTGGCCGAGGCTGTTGTCTACGTCCTCAGCACCCCTCCGCACGTCCAG ATCGGAGACATCCAGATGAGGCCCACAGAGCAGATGACCTAG
- the MRM1 gene encoding rRNA methyltransferase 1, mitochondrial isoform X2: MGLLPAVRGATRCCSGRLMTRAFSQEARPGGEELGRLRLDDLAPAARLELLFGLSPCLLALRAARRRVARLLLQAGRAVPQGERAELLRAAEARGIPVLRPRRQKLDALCRHQVHQGVCMEVSPLQPQLWTETTGAGPGADPQQLWLVLDGLQDPRNLGAVLRSAHFLGVDKVITSRRNSCPLTPVVSKASAGAVEVMDVFSTDDLAGFLQARARQGWLVAGAVGPPGPETAQSSEVPVTSCLDFLWDRPTLLVLGNEGSGLSQEVQASCCRLLTILPGRQLPPGLESLNVSVAAGILLHAICSQRKALPADGDGGQLLRDPTGPLSPV; encoded by the exons ATGGGGTTGCTCCCGGCCGTCCGGGGCGCCACCCGGTGCTGCTCTGGTCGCCTCATGACCCGCGCTTTCTCCCAGGAGGCGCGGCCGGGTGGGGAGGAGCTCGGCCGCCTGCGGCTGGATGACCTGGCGCCGGCTGCGCGGCTAGAGCTGCTGTTTGGCCTGTCCCCGTGTCTCCTGGCCCTGCGGGCCGCCCGCCGCCGCGTGGCGCGGCTGCTGCTCCAGGCCGGGAGGGCCGTGCCGCAGGGGGAGCGCGCGGAGCTGCTCCGGGCGGCCGAGGCGCGGGGCATCCCGGTTCTGCGGCCCAGACGGCAAAAGCTGGACGCCCTGTGCCGCCACCAGGTCCACCAGGGCGTCTGCATGGAGGTGAGccctctgcagccccagctctggaCTGAGACCACGGGGGCGGGCCCAGGTGCCGACCCCCAGCAGCTGTGGCTCGTTCTCGACGGGCTCCAGGATCCCCGGAATCTTGGGGCCGTGCTGCGCTCCGCTCACTTCCTCGGAGTGGATAAGGTCATCACCAGCCGGAGAAACAG CTGCCCGCTCACCCCGGTGGTCAGCAAGGCCAGCGCGGGGGCAGTGGAGGTGATGGACGTGTTCTCTACGGATGACCTGGCCGGTTTTCTACAG GCCAGAGCGCGGCAGGGCTGGCTcgtggccggtgccgtgggcCCCCCAGGGCCTGAGACTGCCCAGTCGTCCGAGGTCCCCGTCACCAGTTGCCTGGACTTCCTGTGGGACCGACCGACTCTGCTTGTGCTGG GGAACGAGGGCTCTGGTCTGTCCCAGGAGGTGCAGGCCTCCTGCTGCCGCCTCCTCACCATCCTGCCTGGGCGCCAGCTGCCCCCCGGACTGGAGTCGTTGAATGTCTCCGTGGCTGCAG GGATTCTCCTCCATGCCATCTGCAGCCAGAGGAAGGCTCTCCCCGCAGACGGGGACGGAGGGCAGCTTCTCCGAGACCCCACAGGACCTCTCAGCCCCGTCTGA
- the MRM1 gene encoding rRNA methyltransferase 1, mitochondrial isoform X1 — protein MGLLPAVRGATRCCSGRLMTRAFSQEARPGGEELGRLRLDDLAPAARLELLFGLSPCLLALRAARRRVARLLLQAGRAVPQGERAELLRAAEARGIPVLRPRRQKLDALCRHQVHQGVCMEVSPLQPQLWTETTGAGPGADPQQLWLVLDGLQDPRNLGAVLRSAHFLGVDKVITSRRNSCPLTPVVSKASAGAVEVMDVFSTDDLAGFLQARARQGWLVAGAVGPPGPETAQSSEVPVTSCLDFLWDRPTLLVLGNEGSGLSQEVQASCCRLLTILPGRQLPPGLESLNVSVAAARGRLSPQTGTEGSFSETPQDLSAPSEASAAQPPGRPRAQETKMAADLDRPRRACV, from the exons ATGGGGTTGCTCCCGGCCGTCCGGGGCGCCACCCGGTGCTGCTCTGGTCGCCTCATGACCCGCGCTTTCTCCCAGGAGGCGCGGCCGGGTGGGGAGGAGCTCGGCCGCCTGCGGCTGGATGACCTGGCGCCGGCTGCGCGGCTAGAGCTGCTGTTTGGCCTGTCCCCGTGTCTCCTGGCCCTGCGGGCCGCCCGCCGCCGCGTGGCGCGGCTGCTGCTCCAGGCCGGGAGGGCCGTGCCGCAGGGGGAGCGCGCGGAGCTGCTCCGGGCGGCCGAGGCGCGGGGCATCCCGGTTCTGCGGCCCAGACGGCAAAAGCTGGACGCCCTGTGCCGCCACCAGGTCCACCAGGGCGTCTGCATGGAGGTGAGccctctgcagccccagctctggaCTGAGACCACGGGGGCGGGCCCAGGTGCCGACCCCCAGCAGCTGTGGCTCGTTCTCGACGGGCTCCAGGATCCCCGGAATCTTGGGGCCGTGCTGCGCTCCGCTCACTTCCTCGGAGTGGATAAGGTCATCACCAGCCGGAGAAACAG CTGCCCGCTCACCCCGGTGGTCAGCAAGGCCAGCGCGGGGGCAGTGGAGGTGATGGACGTGTTCTCTACGGATGACCTGGCCGGTTTTCTACAG GCCAGAGCGCGGCAGGGCTGGCTcgtggccggtgccgtgggcCCCCCAGGGCCTGAGACTGCCCAGTCGTCCGAGGTCCCCGTCACCAGTTGCCTGGACTTCCTGTGGGACCGACCGACTCTGCTTGTGCTGG GGAACGAGGGCTCTGGTCTGTCCCAGGAGGTGCAGGCCTCCTGCTGCCGCCTCCTCACCATCCTGCCTGGGCGCCAGCTGCCCCCCGGACTGGAGTCGTTGAATGTCTCCGTGGCTGCAG CCAGAGGAAGGCTCTCCCCGCAGACGGGGACGGAGGGCAGCTTCTCCGAGACCCCACAGGACCTCTCAGCCCCGTCTGAGGCCTCAGCAGCCCAGCCCCCGGGGCGGCCCCGGGCTCAGGAAACCAAGATGGCAGCTGACTTGGACCGTCCGAGACGTGCGTGTGTCTGA